The nucleotide window GCATAGAAATTTCTTATCGTGATATCCCACATTTTCCTGTGTCAACTGTAGAAGGGCATTCCGGCAAACTGATACTGGGATATATGCAGGGCAAGCCTATTGTAGCCATGGCAGGACGTTTCCACTATTATGAAGGGTTTTCCATGCAACAGGTAACTTTCCCGGTGCGGGTGATGAAGGAGCTGGGTATTCATACCTTATTCATTTCCAATGCTGCCGGCGGCATGAACCCTGGTTTTGAAGTGGGAGATCTTATGATAATCAGAGATCATATCAACCTGCAGCCGGAGCATCCTTTACGCGGACGTAATGATGAAACTCTGGGGCCCCGTTTCCCGGATATGAGCGAACCTTATTCCAAAGACCTGATTTTTGCAGCTTTTCAGATAGCTGCTGCCAACAATATACATTTACATTCCGGTGTATACGTAGGTGTACAGGGCCCTACCTTCGAAACCAGGGCTGAATACAAATACATGCATATCATCGGTGGTGACGCTGTAGGTATGAGTACTGTGCCCGAAGTGATTGTGGCCATACATTCCGGTCTGAAAGTGTTTGCCATGAGTGTGATCACCGATATCGGCATCCGGGAAGAAGAAAATGTGATTACCCATGAGGAAGTGCTGGAGGCAGCACATGCGGCAGAACCCAAGCTAACGCTTATCTTTAGTGAATTAATCCGGCAACTATAAACGTTTTGTCATTTTCGGATGAGGCATCTTCTTATTATCATAGCCCTGCTATTGGCAGGAGGGCATTCTTTAATGGCCCAGTTCAATACCGGGCGTTTCGGCAATATGGGCGGCGGTGGTGGCGGCACCAGCAAAATGCAGCGTGATACCAGCAAACATGATCACGAACCAGACACGCTGACACTGACCTACCGCTATCTCGGTGAACCTACCGATTTCGGCATAGACTCTTCTGTGGCAGACTTTAACACAGACTTCCTGAAAGTGCCGGCCAACTACATGACATTGGGCAACAGCGGTGCTGCTGCCCGTAACCTTATTTTTACGCCTCTTCTGAAACCCGGATTTGATGCCGGTTTTCATTCCTACGATGTGTATGGCTTCACACACGCCAATGCGCGGTTTTATAATACCAACCGCCCATATTCCGAACTGAACTACCTCGTAGGCAGTAAACAGGAACAGGTGATCGGTGTAACCCATACCCAGAACCGTACGGACCGGTTCAACTTTGCGTTTGACTACCGCAAAATAAACTCACCAGGCTATTTCCGGACACAAAACACCAATCACGATACCTACCGGCTCACTGCCCGTTATCAAAGCAAAAACAAAAGGGCCAACACCTACTTCAGCTTCTACTTCAATAAGCTTAATGGTGGAGAAAACGGTGGTATCAAAAATGATTCATTCCTGACCAGTAATCTGTACAAGAACCGTCAGAGTATCGATGTGAACCTGGGCAACCAGGAAGTGACCCAGTATGCCTTTTTCGGTTCCAAAATACCTGTAAAATCGCAGTATAAGGAAACAGGGATCCTGATCCAGCAACAGTACGACTGGGGCCGCGGTGATTCCCTTCATATCAACGACACTACGGACTATTATCGTTATACGCCGATATTCAGGGTGCAATACACCTTCAACTATCAGAACAACGATTACCAGTTCATTGATAACAATCAGGACGCTACTTTTTACACACAGCATTACGGTTTTGATTTTATCCAGGGGGATACCATCACGGCCAGACATCAATGGAAAACGATCTCCAATGACTTGTCGCTGGTGCAGTTTCCTGTATTTGGCAACCTCGGACACTTTATCAACGTGGGAGCCCGCTTCGAAACGATTGCCGGTGTGTTTCTGGATGCCAATATCAATTTTACCAACCTGGCACTGCATGGTGAATACCGGAACAAAACACGTAATAAACTGTGGGACTTCTCTGCCCGCGGAGAATTTTACGTAGCAGGGCAGAATCTCGGTGACTACAGTGTTTCCGGTATGTTGCGCCGTCATATCAACGACCTGCTGGGAGATGTAAAGCTGTCGGTGACCAATGTCAACCGGGAGCCGTCTTATGTGTACAAGTTCTTCAATAGCAGCCGTAATACCTGGTACAACAACACGCTGGCCAAGGAAAATACCACTCAGGTGCAGTTTGCAGCCGAAAACAAAAAGCTGAAATACAACCTGGCGGTCAACTATTTCCTGTTTACCAACTACACTTATTTCAGCGACTATTTCCACAGCGCGCAGTCACCTTCCCTGTTTAACCTCCTGCAGGTAGTGTTCAGTAAGAAGTTCACCATTTCACCGTTCGCCTGGTACATGGATGTTGCTTTCCAGCAGCGTCATGGGGAAGGACCACTGAATGTACCCGCATTCTGGACCCGCAACCGCTTTGCCTTCGAGAAGGTACTGTATAAGAACCTCAACCTGATGACCGGTCTGGAGTTCCGTTATAATACAGACTACTACGCCGACGACTACTCGCCGTTGCTGGGACAGTTTGTTTTACAGAATAATACCAAGGTGAAATATTTTTCTCCGGACATTTCCGCCTTTGCCCATTTCCGTATCAAATCCTTTTCAGCTTTCGTAAGAGCTGAAAACCTGAATACTTTCTTTGCTGAAAATAACCACAGCGCGCCGTTATACCCATATAACAACTTCGCTTTCCGCCTTGGGCTCCGCTGGTGGTTTATCAACTGATTTTCTGCACCTTGTATCCTCAGCGCGTACAAGGTGCAGAAAAATCTCTATTTTGTAGTTTGTTGAACCCGTAATCTATATCTATACTTATGAAACGTATCCTTTCTGTACTGCTGTTGCAGTGTTCTCTTGTATTTATAGCCCATGCCCAGAATGATCCTGTTGATCAGGGTATGGTACAGATTTATGGTAATGAAGAAGGCGCTGCCTGGCTGAATGGCGGTGAACCCTGGCAGACCATTACCAAAGGAAATTATATGGCCATAGAGCACCTGTTCGGAACGCCACTTAAAACAGGTTATGTACGACAGTACTATATACTGATCAGGAGATCAGATAATATGACCTGTGGAGATATTCAGTTCCGTTTCTGGTTTTCCTGGGCCAATAAACCCGGTCATGAGTTTCAAATAAGTAAATGGTGGGGTCAACTTTGGGAAGGAGGTTATACCCTGGTTCAGATTCCTCCTACAATGGCTCAGGCGGTAAAGGCGGGCCTTAATCCCGGCAACCCACCGGATTGGTTCTGGAGAATTGATGGCCGCATCATCGGATGTGGTTCAGACAAATTTACTTCTGCCAAGATCTCTGCCATGTATTTGAGGGCAATAGATTATTATCAGGGGAACACACCGGATGTAAAACTCAATGAAGATGGAAATGTGACGGTGGGTACCCGGTATGTACTGGGAGGTACTTATGGAGATATTGCTGTGAGAAATGGTAATGTCGGCATTGGCTCCTATAATCCGCAGGCCAAGCTGGCAGTAGATGGCACTATCATGGCCAAAAGAGTAAAGGTGACCCAGAATGCAGCTGAGTGGCCTGATTTTGTTTTCCATCCGGATTATGCGCTGCCTTCTTTAGATAGCACTGCTGCTTTCATTACGGAAAACCGTCACCTGCCGGGAATTCCGTCTGCACAGCAGATCGCACAAAACGGGCTCGACCTCGGAGAGATGAACAAATTGTTGCTGCAGAAAGTGGAAGAACTCACCCTACACCTGATTCAGCAGAAAGGAGAAAATGAGGCATTAAAGGCAAGAGTAGAGCAATTGGAGCAAGGGCAGGCATCTCCCCGTAAAAAGAAAAAAACAAAACGCTAACCGAATGTTAAAATAACCGGCGCATCCGGAATTTCATCCTCGTGATGATGAAAGACAATTTATTGTAGTATTTTTGTAATTCATCATGAAACGTTTTCTCGCCATATTTTTTGCTGTCCTGTACACGCTGCTTACCAGCGGGTTTACGGTCAACGTGCATTACTGCATGGGCAAACTGGCGTCTGTAAAGCTGCAGAGCGATTCCGATAAGGATCAGTGCAAGCGTTGCGGAAGGCCGGTAAAAAGTATGGACTGCTGTAAAAACGAGGTGAAATTCTGCAAGGTAACGACCTCCCATCAGGCGGCCAAAGCCCTGCAGCAGGATGCACCGGTTACCATGGATCTGCAGCTGCCCGTAAGAATTCTGCAGACTCCGGCCCTGTCTGTAACAGACATCCGTCTCACAGGTTATCCCCACGATCCACCCGGGCCCAACCTTCACACGCCCGTTTTCCTCCGGAACTGCTCATTTCTGATCTGATACAGCCTGTTTCTGTTGTTTCCCACATCGTGGAAACACACAAGCATTGCTGTAATTTTTTAATTTATAAATATTCAGATCATGAAAGCATTATCCATTCTCTTAGTTGCATTGGGTTTAACTTTTGGCGCTCAGGCGCAATATAAAAAAGCCAGCTTACAGGCTTCCGGCCTTACCTGCGCCATGTGTTCACGCGCTACCCTGGAATCTCTTCAGACATTACCCTTTGTTGATAAAATTGATACCGATTTAGATAATACTACCTTTATCTTACACTTTAAACCGGGCGCTGCAGTGAACATCGATGCCATCAAACAGAAAGTGGAAGATGCCGGTTTTTCTGTAGGTAAACTGGTGGTGACCGCTAATTTCGACGAGGTAAAAGTTCAGAACGACACCCACGTGCCTTTTGCCGGCAGTACCCTGCATTTTATGCATATCAAAGACCAGGTGCTGAATGGTGATAAAGACATTACTGTCATCGATAAGGACTTCGTTTCTTCCAAACAGTTCAAAAAATATTCAACTGAAACAAGTATGCCCTGTTATAAAACAGGAATAATGGCAGATTGCTGCAAGCCCCACGAAGCAAACGCTTCCAAAAGGGTTTATCATGTAACCATTTAACACTATCTTGTTTTCGGTATGCGCAAACTTTTAATCGTGGTCATTGCCCTGTGTGGCATCGGCCAGGTAACAACAGCACAGGAATTATACGTCAATACAGAACCGGCCAGCAATATGCCGGCCAACTCAATGGGTATCCGGCTTAGCAATAAGTTTTTTAAAATGGAGCACGACGGTACCACCGGGATGCGGTTTGAACCGGAAGTCATGTGGGGCGTCAGTAAAAAGCTGATGGTACATGCTATTGGTTATGCCTCCAACATGATGCAGTCTTCCATCAGGATGGAAGGGGGCAGTGTTTATGCCAAATACCGGTTCCTCTCACTGGACCAGCAGCACGCCCATTTCAGGATGGCTGCCTATGTGAAAGGTTCTGTTATAGACAACCCGTATTTCCCGACCACGGAGGCAACGAAAAAGCCGTATCACAATACAGACCTGGATCTGGAAGGTGCTACTTCCG belongs to Chitinophaga sp. HK235 and includes:
- a CDS encoding purine-nucleoside phosphorylase, coding for MSELKDQIKEAGDFIRKFWQERPVAGVILGSGLGNLTKEIERSIEISYRDIPHFPVSTVEGHSGKLILGYMQGKPIVAMAGRFHYYEGFSMQQVTFPVRVMKELGIHTLFISNAAGGMNPGFEVGDLMIIRDHINLQPEHPLRGRNDETLGPRFPDMSEPYSKDLIFAAFQIAAANNIHLHSGVYVGVQGPTFETRAEYKYMHIIGGDAVGMSTVPEVIVAIHSGLKVFAMSVITDIGIREEENVITHEEVLEAAHAAEPKLTLIFSELIRQL
- a CDS encoding putative porin, which produces MRHLLIIIALLLAGGHSLMAQFNTGRFGNMGGGGGGTSKMQRDTSKHDHEPDTLTLTYRYLGEPTDFGIDSSVADFNTDFLKVPANYMTLGNSGAAARNLIFTPLLKPGFDAGFHSYDVYGFTHANARFYNTNRPYSELNYLVGSKQEQVIGVTHTQNRTDRFNFAFDYRKINSPGYFRTQNTNHDTYRLTARYQSKNKRANTYFSFYFNKLNGGENGGIKNDSFLTSNLYKNRQSIDVNLGNQEVTQYAFFGSKIPVKSQYKETGILIQQQYDWGRGDSLHINDTTDYYRYTPIFRVQYTFNYQNNDYQFIDNNQDATFYTQHYGFDFIQGDTITARHQWKTISNDLSLVQFPVFGNLGHFINVGARFETIAGVFLDANINFTNLALHGEYRNKTRNKLWDFSARGEFYVAGQNLGDYSVSGMLRRHINDLLGDVKLSVTNVNREPSYVYKFFNSSRNTWYNNTLAKENTTQVQFAAENKKLKYNLAVNYFLFTNYTYFSDYFHSAQSPSLFNLLQVVFSKKFTISPFAWYMDVAFQQRHGEGPLNVPAFWTRNRFAFEKVLYKNLNLMTGLEFRYNTDYYADDYSPLLGQFVLQNNTKVKYFSPDISAFAHFRIKSFSAFVRAENLNTFFAENNHSAPLYPYNNFAFRLGLRWWFIN
- a CDS encoding heavy-metal-associated domain-containing protein; translated protein: MKALSILLVALGLTFGAQAQYKKASLQASGLTCAMCSRATLESLQTLPFVDKIDTDLDNTTFILHFKPGAAVNIDAIKQKVEDAGFSVGKLVVTANFDEVKVQNDTHVPFAGSTLHFMHIKDQVLNGDKDITVIDKDFVSSKQFKKYSTETSMPCYKTGIMADCCKPHEANASKRVYHVTI